A part of Acidobacteriota bacterium genomic DNA contains:
- a CDS encoding HAMP domain-containing histidine kinase, giving the protein MDRDPGLSVRLKLTLSYAGFLMLAGFLMLVAAWFAGQPGRSVDHLLLRYIPDAAISTLGALVPGNRAFLLRAYAPAAAIVLAFLLVFGLAGGWILAGRMLAPLSRITDATRAATSGSLAHRIRLPGRRDEFRELADAFDTMLERIEAHVGEQRRFAANASHELRTPLTITQTMLDVARNDPASDTGELIDRLRVINTRAIDLTEALLLLSRADRRSFAREPVDLSLVAEEATETLLPLAEKRGLSIETSGDVTPTVGSHALLLQMTTNLVHNAIVHNLPERGTVRVTTSLQPETVVLMVENTGETLAPDLVSTLMAPFQRGTERVRTDHAGVGLGLAIVKSIATAHDGTVTLAPRAGGGLRVTVELPAAPA; this is encoded by the coding sequence GTGGATAGAGATCCCGGGCTGAGCGTTCGCCTCAAACTCACGCTGAGCTACGCCGGATTCCTGATGCTGGCCGGCTTCCTGATGCTCGTGGCCGCGTGGTTCGCGGGCCAGCCTGGGCGATCGGTCGATCACCTTCTGTTGCGGTACATTCCCGACGCGGCGATCAGCACGCTCGGGGCTCTGGTGCCCGGGAACCGTGCGTTCCTGCTGCGCGCGTACGCTCCAGCCGCGGCCATCGTGCTGGCATTTCTCCTCGTCTTCGGGCTCGCAGGAGGATGGATTCTCGCGGGCCGCATGCTCGCGCCCTTGAGTCGCATCACCGATGCGACGCGCGCGGCCACGAGCGGATCGCTCGCTCACCGCATCCGGTTGCCGGGCCGGCGGGACGAGTTTCGCGAGCTGGCCGACGCGTTCGACACCATGCTCGAGCGGATCGAGGCCCATGTCGGCGAGCAACGGAGGTTCGCGGCCAACGCTTCCCACGAGTTGCGCACGCCGTTGACGATCACGCAGACCATGCTGGATGTCGCCAGGAACGATCCGGCGAGCGACACCGGCGAGCTCATCGACCGTCTCCGCGTCATCAACACCCGCGCGATCGATCTCACCGAGGCCCTGCTCCTGCTCAGCCGCGCCGACCGGCGGTCCTTCGCTCGAGAGCCTGTCGACTTGTCCCTCGTCGCGGAAGAGGCCACGGAAACGCTGCTCCCCCTCGCCGAAAAGCGCGGCCTCAGCATCGAGACGTCCGGCGACGTGACGCCCACGGTCGGCTCGCACGCACTCCTGCTGCAGATGACGACGAACCTCGTGCACAACGCGATCGTCCACAACCTGCCTGAACGCGGTACCGTCAGGGTGACGACCAGCCTGCAACCGGAAACCGTGGTGCTCATGGTCGAGAACACCGGCGAGACACTGGCTCCAGACCTGGTGTCCACGCTCATGGCGCCCTTTCAACGGGGCACCGAGCGGGTCCGCACCGACCACGCCGGCGTCGGCCTCGGCCTGGCGATCGTCAAGAGCATCGCGACGGCGCACGACGGAACCGTGACGCTCGCACCTCGCGCCGGCGGCGGGCTCCGCGTGACGGTGGAACTGCCGGCGGCGCCGGCATAG
- a CDS encoding response regulator transcription factor, with the protein MRVLIVEDEPYLADAIRDGLRLEAIAADVAGDGDTALELLSINVYDIAVLDRDIPGPSGDEIARRIVASGSGMPILMLTAADRLDDKASGFELGADDYLTKPFDLRELVLRLRALNRRRGYNRPPVREIAGLRLDPFRREVYRDGRYVALTRKQFAVLEVLVAADGGVVSAEELLARAWDEHADPFTNAVRITVSALRKRLGEPWLIATVPGVGYRIDTTP; encoded by the coding sequence ATGCGCGTGCTGATCGTCGAGGACGAGCCGTATCTGGCGGACGCCATCCGCGATGGCCTGCGTCTGGAAGCGATTGCCGCCGACGTCGCCGGTGACGGGGACACCGCGCTCGAACTGCTGAGCATCAACGTCTACGACATCGCCGTCCTCGACCGCGACATCCCCGGTCCGTCCGGCGACGAGATCGCCAGGCGCATCGTGGCCTCCGGCAGCGGCATGCCGATCCTCATGCTCACTGCCGCCGATCGGCTGGACGACAAGGCGTCCGGCTTCGAGCTCGGCGCCGACGACTACCTCACCAAGCCGTTCGATCTGCGAGAGCTCGTGCTCAGACTTCGAGCCCTCAACCGCAGGCGCGGCTACAACAGGCCGCCCGTCCGCGAGATCGCTGGCCTGCGGCTGGATCCGTTCCGCCGTGAGGTCTACCGCGACGGCCGCTACGTCGCGCTCACGAGAAAACAGTTCGCCGTGCTCGAGGTCCTCGTCGCGGCCGACGGCGGGGTCGTGAGCGCCGAAGAGCTCCTGGCCCGCGCGTGGGACGAGCACGCAGACCCGTTCACCAACGCCGTGCGCATCACGGTCTCGGCTCTGCGCAAACGGCTCGGCGAACCCTGGCTGATTGCCACGGTGCCGGGCGTTGGCTACCGCATCGACACGACGCCGTGA
- a CDS encoding D-alanyl-D-alanine carboxypeptidase family protein — MAHTEPARTAARRPRSIALAALVALSLTFVGVVSGPPMALGEADGAVPRGATPFDDALPAVTHLDPDLLAALRHAAADAARDGIEIVVNGGWRSPGYQQQLLREAVSTYGSAERAARWVATAATSSHVSGHAVDLGPSHAAVWLAAHGVEHGLCRVYRNEPWHYELHKDAIAHGCPPMYADPSHDPRMQQ; from the coding sequence ATGGCGCACACCGAGCCAGCGCGAACCGCAGCCCGGCGGCCCCGATCGATCGCGCTCGCGGCGCTGGTCGCCCTGAGCCTGACGTTCGTCGGCGTCGTCAGCGGTCCACCGATGGCGCTTGGCGAGGCAGATGGCGCCGTGCCTCGCGGCGCGACACCCTTCGATGACGCGCTGCCCGCCGTGACCCACCTCGATCCAGACCTGCTGGCAGCGCTCCGTCACGCGGCGGCGGATGCTGCCCGCGACGGGATCGAGATCGTTGTCAATGGCGGCTGGCGCTCGCCGGGTTACCAGCAACAGCTCCTTCGAGAGGCGGTCTCGACGTACGGCTCGGCAGAACGAGCCGCGCGCTGGGTCGCCACCGCGGCCACGTCGTCTCATGTGTCGGGACACGCGGTCGATCTCGGGCCGTCCCACGCCGCGGTATGGCTCGCGGCGCACGGCGTCGAGCACGGACTCTGCCGGGTCTACCGCAACGAACCGTGGCACTACGAACTGCACAAGGACGCCATCGCCCACGGGTGCCCACCGATGTACGCGGATCCCAGCCACGACCCAAGGATGCAACAATGA